One Chiroxiphia lanceolata isolate bChiLan1 chromosome W unlocalized genomic scaffold, bChiLan1.pri scaffold_44_arrow_ctg1, whole genome shotgun sequence genomic region harbors:
- the LOC116781394 gene encoding gastrula zinc finger protein XlCGF49.1-like gives MRSSDLVVPEQPPSREKPFRCLECGKSFRKSAHLIRHQHIHTGERPYTCGECGKSFNNSSNLLTHQHIHTGEQPYTCEECGKSFNQSSNLIRHQAIHTGARPYTCGECGKSFSDSSTLRSHQRIHTGERPYKCLQCGKRFQRSSTLLRHEQTHTDERPFRCTDCGKGFSRNFTLITHRRIHTGERPYKCGECGKSFTQSSALISHQQTHR, from the coding sequence ATGAGGAGCTCTGACCTGGTGGttcctgagcagcctcccagcagggagaagcccttcCGGTgtttggaatgtgggaagagcttcaggaagaGCGCCCACCTGATCcgacaccagcacatccacactggagaAAGGCCCTATacatgtggggaatgtgggaagagcttcaatAACAGCTCCAAcctcctcacccaccagcacatccacactggggaacagcCCTACACGTGTGAGGAATGTGGGAAGAGTTTCAACCAAAGCTCCAACCTGATCCGACACCAGGCCATCCACACTGGGGCACGGCCCTACACATGTGgagaatgtgggaagagcttcagtgaCAGCTCCACCCTCCGCTcccaccagcgcatccacactggggaacggccctacaagtgcttgcaatgtgggaagaggtttcagCGCAGCTCAACTCTCCTCAGGCATGAGCAGACACACACGGATGAGAGGCCCTTCCGCTGCACCGACTGCGGGAAGGGCTTCAGCCGGAACTTCACCCTTATCACCCACCggcgcatccacactggggagaggccctacaagtgtggggagtgtgggaaaaGTTTcacccagagctctgccttGATCTCACACCAACAGACCCACCGATAA